A region of Fibrobacter succinogenes subsp. succinogenes S85 DNA encodes the following proteins:
- a CDS encoding DUF3332 family protein, producing the protein MKKGILAALCAGMIVLSGCYGSYGSTKWLHNAIGKISNKWAKSLVHFLATPAYGLCFFFVDFLFVNTIEFWTGSNPFAAGDSYYEKDAQGNSVAAVKNEDGSLSVQFTSAKGEVSNLTLQRDENVVRALDSNGDLVAQYEIEK; encoded by the coding sequence ATGAAAAAAGGTATCCTCGCTGCTCTTTGCGCAGGCATGATCGTCCTCTCCGGCTGCTATGGTAGTTACGGTTCCACCAAGTGGCTCCACAACGCCATTGGCAAAATCAGCAACAAGTGGGCTAAGTCCTTGGTTCACTTCCTTGCAACTCCGGCTTATGGCCTTTGCTTCTTCTTTGTAGACTTCCTCTTCGTGAACACCATCGAATTCTGGACGGGTTCCAATCCGTTTGCAGCTGGCGATTCCTACTATGAAAAGGATGCCCAGGGCAACTCCGTTGCTGCTGTGAAGAACGAAGACGGCTCTCTCTCTGTGCAGTTCACCTCTGCTAAGGGCGAAGTCTCTAACCTCACTCTCCAGCGCGATGAAAACGTCGTCCGTGCTCTCGATTCCAATGGCGACCTCGTTGCCCAGTACGAAATCGAAAAGTAA
- a CDS encoding serine/threonine protein kinase gives MRKSGTSLLDSVKGGSLLHQGGEASIYLLNVGGTPYVLKWYNDGFSFDESVVERSHKVREPGLYRIEEWGNRDGTPYLVYDYIDGESSETLGRMPVAVALVALRQVAQTLAALRKQGVSHGDLSPANVIFAVDGNGGNADLGLCTVLIDCGIVGPGALAYAAPERFQGKIADEKSDLFSLGLLLYRWIAGEDLITADGYEQFAEQMANVQDLNISEKLYATGAFETPEGAQQLSALEPLWSGLLCAEVSDRVEDFDELDEILEIALDKVSHGEVALAGCVTQYIQSINRPESEKNAGQKVPDGLEKGLPFVVCKKNKWLKWAVLGIFGLILLLIVLLLTSGTMRFGIDATGDQLLKRSRNLEHSVESDSAPILKVDSLLLDLPVPAAE, from the coding sequence ATGAGAAAATCTGGGACATCGTTACTGGACTCCGTGAAGGGAGGCTCCTTGCTGCACCAGGGCGGCGAAGCGTCCATTTACCTTTTGAATGTGGGTGGTACGCCGTATGTACTCAAGTGGTATAACGACGGATTCTCTTTTGATGAAAGCGTTGTTGAACGCTCGCATAAAGTGCGTGAGCCGGGGCTGTACCGCATTGAAGAATGGGGCAATCGCGATGGAACGCCTTACCTGGTTTATGATTATATAGATGGCGAATCTTCGGAAACGCTTGGGCGGATGCCGGTGGCGGTTGCGCTTGTAGCGCTTCGGCAGGTGGCGCAGACGCTCGCTGCTTTGCGTAAACAAGGCGTGTCGCATGGCGACTTGAGCCCTGCAAACGTGATATTTGCTGTGGATGGAAACGGTGGAAATGCCGACTTGGGACTGTGCACTGTGTTGATTGATTGTGGCATTGTCGGGCCGGGCGCTCTTGCGTATGCGGCTCCGGAACGCTTCCAGGGCAAGATTGCGGATGAAAAAAGCGACTTGTTCAGCCTTGGGCTTTTGCTGTACCGCTGGATTGCGGGCGAGGACTTGATCACTGCGGATGGCTACGAGCAGTTTGCCGAGCAGATGGCGAATGTGCAGGACTTGAACATCTCGGAAAAGCTTTATGCGACGGGCGCCTTTGAAACGCCCGAAGGCGCTCAACAGCTCTCGGCGCTTGAACCGCTTTGGTCGGGGCTCTTGTGCGCGGAGGTCTCGGATCGCGTCGAGGACTTTGACGAGCTTGATGAAATCTTGGAAATTGCACTTGATAAAGTGTCGCATGGTGAGGTTGCGCTTGCGGGCTGCGTTACCCAATATATCCAATCCATTAATCGCCCGGAAAGCGAAAAGAATGCGGGGCAAAAAGTTCCAGATGGACTTGAAAAGGGTCTCCCGTTTGTCGTTTGCAAGAAAAATAAATGGCTAAAATGGGCCGTTTTGGGCATTTTTGGACTTATATTACTCTTGATAGTGCTGTTGCTTACGAGTGGAACAATGCGTTTCGGTATCGATGCGACAGGGGACCAGCTGTTAAAGCGGTCAAGGAACTTGGAGCATTCGGTAGAAAGCGATAGTGCGCCGATATTGAAAGTCGATAGCCTGCTTTTGGACCTCCCTGTGCCAGCCGCTGAATAG
- a CDS encoding NUDIX domain-containing protein, translating into MMAICGFVHRKGRVLMCKRGSGMLFPGFWELPTEVLEEGETAEDALERGFFERLTDIPVSLRPAGAVDFSCGGGGRLLAYDVELCKNFIHIYGYDDFRWVKPKDMKRLRVLEPHVTLLTAMNHGL; encoded by the coding sequence ATGATGGCTATTTGTGGGTTTGTTCACAGAAAAGGGCGTGTTTTGATGTGCAAAAGGGGCTCTGGGATGCTTTTTCCAGGATTCTGGGAGCTCCCGACCGAAGTCTTGGAAGAGGGTGAAACCGCAGAAGATGCCCTCGAAAGGGGCTTTTTTGAGCGTTTGACGGATATTCCTGTGTCTTTACGGCCTGCCGGAGCGGTGGATTTTTCCTGTGGAGGCGGAGGGCGTCTTTTGGCTTACGATGTCGAGCTTTGCAAGAATTTTATCCATATATATGGGTATGACGATTTTCGGTGGGTAAAACCGAAAGACATGAAACGTCTTCGGGTCCTTGAACCGCATGTGACTTTACTCACTGCCATGAATCATGGATTGTAA
- a CDS encoding sugar ABC transporter substrate-binding protein gives MNAITKVTSIITAIAVSSIFAAKAPVAKPAAKKQEALTVWIMPNGASPQEKLEQRLNLFTKKTGIKTKVTVLDWGVAWNRITTALATGIDAPDVLQLGTTWVPYFASRGEIKPLNEWLTQIDSTRFVPVSWNTTHIDSDTTIYSVPWFIDIRPILANKRILKKNDINPDDVSTFDGFVKAIRKVNNSHEMLDDGTKVRAFAFPGKNDWNIPHNFAPWVWSNGGNFIEKDNSGKWKAAILTPKTIYGIAKYLSFVLDTLVSTEALQMNTAQIVQHFNAGELAFIVNTSEVIMQTRFDGAKGGLNNTKIGKDSVMALPIPTGTEGSVSFIGGSNLAIPTGNKKQESLDLLLYLTNDENLDAYTKQIGMLPASKKVLANWSKDDDYKTLVPMLGTGRAYTAIPEWGDIEQILGSMFSTIWDHLEIPALYSEEKIYEILANYSNDINKHLNHPISGDLTFAEFRETWHKALGIKDGNQNKGIEEKTKPTEENDSGFSRTPWIFAIAVLFGFIFAFTRRKKH, from the coding sequence ATGAATGCGATAACTAAAGTGACTAGTATTATTACAGCTATTGCAGTTTCATCCATTTTTGCAGCCAAGGCACCCGTAGCTAAACCCGCCGCCAAAAAGCAGGAAGCTCTGACCGTCTGGATTATGCCAAACGGCGCATCGCCACAAGAAAAACTTGAACAGAGATTAAACCTCTTTACCAAGAAAACAGGAATCAAGACAAAAGTCACCGTTCTGGACTGGGGTGTAGCCTGGAACCGCATCACGACGGCACTTGCCACCGGCATAGACGCACCAGACGTATTACAGCTCGGCACAACATGGGTCCCGTACTTTGCTTCCCGCGGCGAAATCAAGCCTTTGAACGAATGGCTCACACAAATTGATTCCACGAGGTTCGTTCCCGTCAGCTGGAACACGACTCATATCGACTCCGACACGACCATCTATTCCGTTCCGTGGTTCATCGATATCCGCCCAATTTTGGCCAACAAACGCATTCTCAAGAAGAACGACATCAATCCTGACGATGTCTCTACATTTGATGGATTCGTTAAAGCCATCCGCAAGGTGAACAACAGCCACGAAATGCTCGACGACGGCACCAAGGTCCGCGCATTTGCATTCCCGGGAAAGAACGACTGGAATATCCCGCACAACTTCGCCCCGTGGGTCTGGAGCAACGGCGGTAACTTCATCGAAAAAGACAATAGCGGTAAATGGAAGGCCGCCATCCTTACGCCAAAGACCATTTACGGTATCGCAAAGTACCTGAGCTTTGTGCTCGATACTCTTGTAAGCACCGAAGCCTTGCAGATGAACACGGCTCAGATCGTGCAACACTTTAACGCAGGCGAACTCGCCTTCATCGTGAACACGTCCGAAGTCATTATGCAGACCCGTTTCGATGGCGCCAAGGGCGGTCTTAACAACACGAAAATCGGTAAAGACAGCGTGATGGCACTCCCCATCCCGACAGGCACGGAAGGTTCTGTCAGCTTTATCGGCGGAAGTAACCTCGCCATCCCGACAGGCAACAAAAAGCAAGAATCTTTGGATCTTTTACTTTATCTCACCAACGATGAAAACTTGGATGCATATACAAAGCAAATAGGCATGCTCCCCGCATCGAAGAAGGTTCTTGCCAACTGGTCCAAGGACGACGACTACAAGACGCTCGTTCCTATGCTCGGCACAGGGCGTGCCTACACAGCCATTCCAGAATGGGGCGATATTGAACAGATCCTCGGATCCATGTTCAGCACCATTTGGGACCATCTCGAAATCCCGGCGCTTTACTCCGAAGAAAAGATTTATGAAATCCTCGCGAATTATTCAAACGACATAAACAAGCACCTGAACCACCCGATTTCCGGAGACCTCACATTCGCAGAATTCCGCGAAACCTGGCACAAGGCCCTGGGCATCAAGGACGGAAACCAGAACAAGGGTATCGAAGAAAAAACAAAGCCGACCGAAGAAAACGATTCCGGTTTCAGCCGTACCCCGTGGATTTTCGCCATCGCCGTGCTCTTCGGGTTCATTTTTGCGTTCACCCGTAGGAAAAAGCACTAA
- a CDS encoding tetratricopeptide repeat protein, which produces MFAILFATVLGACDGNDLTRGDDALRIGDYDRAVTNFSKVLDAEPANRDARYGLAIAYYAIAEDKERLKESTLALWERTVREFKILSVVDSSEKSKPMYSTALFYLARAMLAENAQAKVLHLLDQSVQLDPENYFSYNLKALILAGQGDVDGAKKIYAYIVTKEPKFASAYVNLGNLYWNAHDYESAWDIWSMGREALPQDAVLAKWTRIAEDSLKAMVYSGKL; this is translated from the coding sequence TTGTTCGCGATACTTTTTGCGACTGTCCTTGGCGCATGCGATGGAAACGACCTCACTCGCGGTGACGATGCTCTCCGCATTGGCGATTACGACCGCGCTGTTACAAATTTCTCAAAAGTGCTGGATGCTGAACCTGCGAATCGCGATGCCCGTTATGGCCTTGCGATTGCCTACTATGCCATTGCCGAAGACAAGGAACGCTTAAAGGAAAGCACGCTTGCGCTTTGGGAACGCACGGTTCGTGAATTCAAGATTTTATCCGTGGTCGATTCTAGCGAAAAGTCTAAGCCCATGTACTCGACCGCGCTTTTTTACCTTGCGCGCGCGATGCTTGCCGAAAATGCACAGGCGAAGGTTCTGCACCTTTTGGACCAGTCCGTCCAACTGGACCCGGAAAATTACTTTAGCTACAACTTGAAAGCTTTGATCCTTGCCGGGCAGGGGGATGTCGATGGCGCCAAGAAAATTTATGCGTACATCGTGACTAAGGAGCCGAAATTTGCTTCGGCGTACGTGAACCTCGGAAACCTTTACTGGAACGCTCACGACTACGAATCCGCTTGGGACATCTGGTCGATGGGGCGCGAGGCGCTGCCACAGGATGCTGTGCTTGCCAAGTGGACGCGCATTGCCGAAGACTCGCTCAAGGCGATGGTTTATTCTGGTAAACTGTGA